In Cryptomeria japonica chromosome 10, Sugi_1.0, whole genome shotgun sequence, a genomic segment contains:
- the LOC131046273 gene encoding uncharacterized protein LOC131046273, with translation MANIWVRGLKFSNPTTLRNVGFIQRGFPYVPNGHTGEDGNMVEKATSIFTRTPKPISGGLIQMFSSAPTNPGNNTGSGPHHDDKPGSKKGTGKPAKDTGSDPKNLHEEREAKDS, from the exons ATGGCTAACATTTGGGTAAGGGGGCTCAAATTCTCCAATCCCACTACTCTGAGAAATGTAGGTTTTATTCAACGCGGCTTTCCTTATGTTCCAAACGGACATACTG GAGAAGATGGCAATATGGTTGAGAAAGCTACCAGTATTTTCACCAGGACACCAAAGCCTATCTCCGGAGGACTCATTCAAATGTTTTCATCT GCTCCAACAAATCCAGGCAATAATACAGGATCTGGTCCACACCATGATGATAAACCGGGAAGCAAGAAGGGTACAGGAAAACCAGCCAAGGATACAGGATCTGATCCGAAGAATCTCCATGAAGAACGAGAAGCAAAAGATAGCTAG